A single window of bacterium DNA harbors:
- a CDS encoding glycoside hydrolase family 16 protein has product MKSIRLIGLLMVFGLWACEKDSVSADNKPVDKPEGWQLVWSDDFTTNGLPSATRWGYQTGGSGWGNDEKQYYYGDRPENCRVENGMLIIEARKDNFEGHPYTSARLVSRGKGDWTYGRFEIRAKLPAGRGTWPAIWMMPTVSTYGSGGWPDNGEIDIMEHVGYDMGIIHASIHSLKYNHKINTQKTATLKVYDVASKFHDYILEWDATQIRAWVDTTLYFTTPNEGKGWEYWPFDKSFYLILNIAIGGSWGGAQGIDDSIFPQQMVVDYVRVYQKPQ; this is encoded by the coding sequence ATGAAGAGTATCCGGTTGATCGGCTTGTTGATGGTCTTCGGGCTCTGGGCGTGCGAAAAGGATTCCGTTTCTGCGGATAATAAGCCGGTGGACAAGCCGGAAGGCTGGCAACTGGTCTGGTCGGATGATTTTACCACCAACGGCCTTCCCAGCGCGACGCGTTGGGGCTATCAGACCGGCGGCAGCGGCTGGGGCAACGATGAAAAACAGTATTACTATGGCGACCGGCCGGAAAACTGCCGCGTCGAGAATGGCATGCTGATCATCGAAGCGCGCAAGGATAATTTTGAGGGGCATCCCTACACCTCAGCCCGGCTGGTCAGCCGGGGCAAAGGGGACTGGACCTATGGCCGCTTCGAGATCCGCGCCAAGCTGCCGGCAGGACGAGGCACCTGGCCCGCCATCTGGATGATGCCGACCGTATCAACCTACGGCAGCGGCGGCTGGCCGGATAACGGCGAGATCGATATCATGGAGCACGTAGGTTACGACATGGGCATCATCCATGCCTCGATTCATTCACTAAAGTACAACCACAAGATCAATACCCAGAAGACAGCCACCCTTAAAGTCTATGATGTCGCTTCCAAATTCCACGACTATATCCTCGAGTGGGATGCGACCCAGATCAGGGCCTGGGTCGATACCACCCTCTATTTCACCACACCGAACGAAGGCAAGGGCTGGGAGTACTGGCCCTTCGACAAGTCGTTCTACCTGATCCTTAACATTGCTATCGGGGGCAGCTGGGGTGGTGCGCAGGGCATCGACGATTCCATTTTTCCTCAGCAGATGGTAGTCGACTACGTCCGCGTCTACCAAAAACCGCAATAA
- a CDS encoding radical SAM protein: MADQVGAFRAHARKLLSAESRRRESFPTGPTPLALVYPNSYATGMSSLGFQTVYRLFNEQPLLKGERAFQLEGPFAASFHTLESQRPLNRFRILAFSLSYELDYPHVVALLKRAGIPLLAQQRSERDPIVMMGGIAAFYNPSVLAPVADCFLVGEAEGFIPEFEGTYQEHLDAGGRREPFLERLAQLEGVWVPAVHGLEPPPGAVRRRYLDVHTHPPATSVVVTPYMHLEMFMVEVGRGCGRGCSFCAAGHLYHPFRTWPLEAVLQEVERYAHPGDRIGLVGAALSDYRPLDRLCESLLARGHKVSLSSLRADRVSEALLLALDASDLRSVTLAPEAGSERLRRAIRKDLQEEAILQAAARIGASPIRQLKLYYMIGLPSEQPEDLRALIELTRKVAALFCRKESQREVRVSINTFVPKPWTPFQWAAMASEKQIKEKRNHLLAELNRIEGVSAGRKSAREELFQALFAIGNHEVGEALVASIDRGDDWRAIYPRFAEWIHRAKRREESLPWDFIDNGLEKDRLWQGWQAAQ, encoded by the coding sequence ATGGCTGATCAGGTCGGGGCATTCCGGGCGCATGCCCGGAAGCTGCTCAGCGCCGAGAGCCGCCGCCGTGAGAGTTTTCCCACCGGCCCCACTCCACTGGCGCTCGTCTATCCCAATAGTTATGCCACCGGGATGTCGAGTCTGGGCTTCCAGACCGTCTACCGGTTGTTCAACGAGCAGCCACTCCTCAAAGGCGAACGGGCCTTCCAGCTGGAAGGCCCGTTCGCTGCCTCTTTTCACACCCTGGAATCCCAGCGTCCGCTCAACCGGTTCCGCATCCTTGCCTTTTCGCTCTCCTACGAGTTGGATTATCCCCATGTGGTTGCACTGCTGAAACGGGCAGGGATTCCCCTGCTGGCGCAGCAGCGCTCCGAGCGCGATCCGATCGTTATGATGGGCGGCATCGCGGCGTTTTACAATCCATCGGTGCTCGCGCCGGTTGCAGATTGCTTTCTTGTCGGCGAGGCGGAGGGATTCATCCCCGAATTTGAAGGGACCTATCAAGAGCATCTCGATGCGGGGGGGCGCCGGGAACCGTTTCTCGAACGGCTGGCGCAGCTGGAGGGCGTGTGGGTGCCCGCCGTTCATGGGCTGGAACCGCCACCGGGCGCTGTCCGCCGTCGCTATCTTGATGTGCACACCCATCCCCCCGCCACCTCGGTTGTGGTCACGCCCTATATGCATCTGGAGATGTTCATGGTGGAGGTGGGACGCGGCTGCGGAAGAGGCTGCAGCTTTTGTGCTGCGGGGCATCTCTATCATCCCTTCCGAACCTGGCCGCTCGAGGCAGTTCTGCAGGAGGTCGAGCGCTATGCCCATCCGGGAGATCGCATCGGACTGGTCGGAGCCGCTCTCTCCGATTACCGTCCGCTCGATCGGCTGTGCGAAAGCCTGTTGGCACGCGGCCACAAGGTCAGCCTCTCCTCATTGAGAGCAGACCGGGTCTCTGAGGCTCTGCTACTGGCCCTGGACGCCAGTGACCTCCGCAGTGTCACCCTCGCTCCCGAGGCGGGCAGCGAAAGGCTGCGTCGCGCTATCCGTAAAGATCTGCAGGAGGAGGCGATCCTGCAAGCCGCCGCACGAATCGGTGCGTCACCGATCCGCCAGCTCAAACTCTATTACATGATCGGGTTGCCTTCCGAACAGCCCGAAGATCTTCGCGCTCTGATCGAACTCACCCGCAAGGTGGCAGCGCTTTTTTGCCGCAAGGAGAGCCAACGCGAGGTGCGCGTCAGCATCAATACCTTTGTGCCCAAACCCTGGACCCCATTCCAGTGGGCCGCGATGGCCAGCGAAAAGCAGATCAAGGAGAAGCGAAACCATTTGCTGGCCGAGTTGAACCGGATAGAGGGTGTGAGTGCGGGGCGCAAGAGTGCGCGTGAGGAACTCTTCCAGGCCCTCTTTGCAATCGGCAACCACGAGGTGGGGGAGGCTCTGGTGGCATCGATCGATCGTGGCGACGATTGGCGCGCGATCTATCCCCGCTTCGCGGAGTGGATCCACCGCGCCAAGCGGCGGGAGGAATCACTTCCCTGGGATTTTATCGACAACGGGCTGGAGAAGGATCGATTGTGGCAGGGCTGGCAGGCGGCACAATAA
- a CDS encoding RluA family pseudouridine synthase, giving the protein MMNPLYLDDDIAVFDKPTGLASIPERNPDAACLLHLAETALGQKLFIVHRLDKEVSGLILFARHAAAHRFLNACFAGRTVEKRYLLLALGRIMSDRGQIDAAIRQYGSGRMGIDPERGKPSLTEYAVLKRFSGSSLVRAFPHTGRRHQLRVHFYSIGHPIAGDPRYGGTPTGPAWPRLMLHAEAIAFTTAAGIPLEFTAPPPASFTAVLERLEPLRPKDPLL; this is encoded by the coding sequence ATGATGAATCCCCTCTACCTCGATGACGACATTGCCGTCTTCGACAAACCCACGGGACTGGCCTCCATCCCGGAACGAAATCCGGACGCGGCATGCCTGCTGCACCTGGCGGAAACTGCCCTGGGCCAGAAGCTCTTCATCGTTCACCGTCTCGACAAAGAGGTGAGCGGATTGATTCTGTTCGCCCGACACGCGGCGGCGCATCGCTTCCTCAACGCCTGCTTTGCCGGCCGCACGGTGGAGAAACGCTATCTTTTGCTCGCGCTGGGTCGGATCATGAGTGACCGCGGGCAAATCGATGCCGCAATCCGGCAGTATGGCTCTGGAAGGATGGGGATCGATCCAGAACGGGGCAAGCCCTCCCTCACCGAATACGCCGTTCTCAAACGTTTTTCCGGCTCCAGCCTGGTCCGCGCCTTTCCCCATACCGGGCGGCGGCACCAGCTGCGCGTCCACTTTTACAGCATCGGCCACCCCATTGCCGGCGACCCCCGCTATGGCGGCACCCCGACCGGGCCGGCCTGGCCGCGCCTGATGCTCCATGCCGAAGCGATCGCCTTCACCACTGCCGCCGGCATACCTTTGGAGTTCACCGCCCCCCCTCCTGCCTCCTTCACCGCGGTGCTCGAAAGACTGGAGCCTCTTCGGCCGAAAGATCCCCTTCTTTAG
- a CDS encoding cell division protein FtsQ/DivIB: MTQRVLQYSKVMLFFSFALVAALFITQQLLEAHDSEEPVLSIDQMATQNALQYVDGDELRQKLEDKIRRADEEKEMLTLESRECKLYLQAGVKSGRPVVLLAAGRIRGVDGKGNILALQEDEPIPNLPVITGPGLRFNTHSRQLDGFLFHQAMAFISEVNGRSSLLGQKLSEVHCDPELGLVAYFSQTGMLPVLLGQDDLAAKARNLDVFLSQLGPSTLMGNIRCLDARMASQIVVKKKS; encoded by the coding sequence ATGACTCAACGCGTTCTGCAGTACAGCAAGGTTATGCTTTTTTTCAGTTTTGCCCTCGTGGCCGCGCTGTTCATCACCCAGCAGCTGCTTGAAGCCCACGACAGCGAAGAGCCGGTCCTGTCCATCGATCAAATGGCGACCCAGAATGCCCTGCAGTATGTGGATGGGGACGAGCTGCGCCAGAAACTGGAAGACAAGATCCGCCGTGCCGACGAGGAAAAGGAGATGCTGACGCTGGAGTCGCGCGAATGCAAGCTGTATCTGCAGGCGGGAGTAAAATCAGGCCGTCCGGTCGTCCTGCTGGCAGCCGGACGGATCCGGGGGGTGGACGGCAAGGGCAATATCCTCGCACTTCAGGAAGATGAGCCCATACCTAATCTGCCGGTCATAACCGGCCCCGGTCTGCGCTTTAATACCCACTCGCGGCAGCTGGACGGTTTCCTCTTTCATCAGGCGATGGCGTTTATCTCTGAGGTGAATGGCCGCAGCAGCCTGCTGGGCCAGAAACTTTCCGAGGTCCACTGCGACCCGGAACTCGGCTTGGTGGCCTATTTTTCACAAACCGGTATGCTGCCGGTACTGCTCGGGCAAGATGATCTGGCAGCGAAGGCGAGAAATCTCGATGTCTTCCTGAGCCAGCTCGGACCGTCCACCCTCATGGGCAACATCCGATGTCTGGACGCGCGCATGGCCAGCCAAATCGTCGTCAAAAAGAAATCATGA
- the ftsA gene encoding cell division protein FtsA produces the protein MDEIDIIAGLDIGTTKIGCYIAEVNEAQEIKIIGVGTAPSEGLRYGIVVDAEKTVHSIQQAVERAEEMADVKVDMVYAGIAGDHIRSINGRGVVAISGEDNEVSQEDVRRVIEAARAVALPLDREVIHILPQEFIVDDQRGIRDPIGMIGVRLEAEVHIVTGAIASAQNIYRCIEKAGYSTADLVLEPLASSYSVLSDDEKELGVILVDIGGGTSDIALFYEGCIRHTAVVALGGRNVTNDLAIMLRTPIESAERLKIEHGHALHSEGDKDMVVEVPGIHGRPSRRISKGLLVDIIQPRMVEILTIIYEEIKKSTYVNLMTTGLVLTGGASLLPGTMELAEEIFNMPVKIGHPAGFTGMINEAGTPQSATGVGLIQYAIKHRDEEVEPKKKSFTSLYGKFKQLFDRKL, from the coding sequence ATGGATGAAATCGATATCATTGCAGGGCTGGACATCGGCACCACCAAGATCGGCTGTTATATCGCCGAGGTCAATGAGGCCCAGGAGATCAAGATCATCGGCGTCGGTACTGCGCCCTCTGAAGGCCTGCGGTATGGTATTGTTGTGGATGCGGAGAAGACGGTCCATTCCATCCAGCAAGCCGTCGAGCGCGCCGAAGAGATGGCCGACGTCAAGGTGGATATGGTCTATGCCGGGATCGCCGGGGATCATATTCGCAGCATCAACGGCCGCGGTGTGGTCGCGATATCTGGAGAGGACAATGAGGTGAGCCAGGAGGATGTCCGCCGCGTCATCGAGGCGGCGCGCGCTGTCGCCCTACCCCTCGATCGCGAAGTGATCCACATTCTGCCGCAGGAATTCATTGTCGATGACCAGCGTGGCATCCGTGACCCGATCGGCATGATCGGCGTGCGTCTTGAGGCCGAGGTCCATATCGTCACCGGCGCGATCGCCTCGGCCCAGAACATCTACCGCTGCATCGAAAAGGCGGGTTATTCTACTGCTGACCTGGTGCTCGAGCCCCTGGCCTCCAGTTATTCGGTGCTGAGTGATGACGAAAAGGAACTCGGCGTGATCCTGGTCGATATCGGCGGCGGGACAAGTGATATCGCCCTCTTTTATGAGGGCTGCATCCGCCATACCGCCGTGGTCGCTCTCGGCGGCCGCAACGTCACCAACGATCTCGCCATCATGCTTCGCACACCGATCGAGTCGGCCGAACGACTCAAGATCGAGCACGGCCATGCCCTGCACAGCGAGGGCGACAAGGATATGGTAGTCGAGGTCCCCGGCATCCATGGAAGGCCGTCGCGCCGAATCTCCAAGGGCCTGCTGGTCGATATCATTCAGCCGCGCATGGTGGAGATCCTGACCATCATCTATGAAGAGATCAAAAAGTCGACCTATGTCAATCTGATGACGACGGGTCTGGTGCTGACGGGTGGGGCCTCGTTACTGCCCGGCACGATGGAACTGGCCGAGGAGATCTTTAACATGCCCGTCAAGATTGGCCATCCGGCGGGATTCACCGGTATGATTAACGAGGCCGGCACACCGCAAAGCGCCACAGGCGTGGGCCTGATCCAGTATGCCATCAAACACCGCGACGAGGAAGTGGAGCCGAAGAAAAAGAGCTTTACTTCGCTTTACGGAAAATTCAAGCAGCTGTTCGACCGCAAATTATAG
- the ftsZ gene encoding cell division protein FtsZ, whose product MNLTFDFDDVNPNSAVLKVVGVGGAGGNAVTRMISEGLKGVGFIAINTDEQALEYCMAPTKIRIGTKTTQGLGAGADPTKGQRAIEEDRNAVYDALADADLVFVTAGMGGGTGTGAAPVVAQIARDIGALTVGIVTRPFIFEGPKRMMRADEGILALKECVDTLIVVPNQRLISIVPPDTPLDKAFRYADEILFNATKGISDLITVPGLVNLDFADVRAVMSEAGDALMGSGVGRGENKAKIAAEQAIHSPLLEDVSIAGSLGLLVNITGGPKMSLAEVNAATTIIFEEAGPRANIIFGAVIDNSLDDEMRITVISTGLSSAVRRPRESGNWTSVKFEQGGLLEKEIPAVTRLDEINEHVSKEASRDILNPSWQQRTTIPANRPKPPQSEPHPPSQTPSSRPEPAYTWKDVERTLQDVPLESGNGNGHDDSEFDIPACRRNRWKLL is encoded by the coding sequence ATGAATCTGACATTTGATTTCGATGATGTGAATCCCAACAGCGCGGTGCTCAAGGTGGTCGGTGTCGGCGGCGCAGGCGGCAACGCGGTGACGCGCATGATCTCCGAAGGGCTGAAGGGCGTAGGGTTTATCGCCATCAATACCGATGAACAGGCGCTGGAGTACTGCATGGCGCCCACCAAGATTCGCATCGGGACCAAGACCACGCAGGGTCTGGGTGCCGGAGCCGATCCCACGAAGGGCCAGCGTGCGATCGAAGAGGACCGCAATGCGGTTTATGATGCCCTGGCGGATGCCGATCTGGTCTTCGTCACCGCCGGCATGGGGGGCGGCACCGGTACCGGCGCTGCGCCCGTCGTTGCCCAGATCGCCCGCGATATCGGCGCCCTGACCGTGGGAATCGTCACGCGGCCTTTCATCTTCGAGGGACCGAAGCGGATGATGCGCGCCGATGAAGGCATCCTCGCCCTCAAGGAGTGCGTCGATACGCTCATCGTTGTTCCAAACCAGAGACTGATCTCCATCGTGCCGCCGGACACACCGCTCGACAAGGCCTTCCGCTATGCCGATGAGATTCTCTTCAACGCGACCAAGGGTATTTCGGATCTGATCACCGTGCCTGGGCTGGTCAATCTGGACTTTGCCGATGTGCGTGCAGTCATGAGCGAAGCCGGGGATGCCTTGATGGGTTCGGGTGTCGGCCGCGGCGAAAACAAGGCCAAGATCGCCGCCGAGCAGGCCATTCACAGCCCGCTGCTGGAAGACGTTTCCATCGCCGGTTCGCTCGGCTTGCTGGTCAACATCACCGGTGGTCCGAAGATGAGCCTGGCCGAGGTGAACGCCGCCACCACCATCATCTTCGAGGAAGCCGGTCCGCGCGCCAATATTATTTTTGGCGCGGTTATCGACAACAGCCTCGATGACGAGATGCGCATCACTGTCATTTCCACCGGGCTTTCGAGTGCGGTTCGCCGCCCGCGTGAGAGCGGCAACTGGACGAGCGTCAAGTTCGAACAGGGGGGACTCCTGGAGAAGGAAATCCCTGCCGTAACCCGCCTCGACGAGATCAATGAGCACGTCAGCAAAGAGGCGAGCCGCGACATTCTCAATCCATCTTGGCAGCAGCGCACGACCATCCCGGCGAACCGGCCCAAGCCGCCGCAGTCCGAACCGCATCCGCCGTCGCAAACGCCATCCAGCCGGCCGGAGCCCGCTTACACTTGGAAGGATGTCGAGCGGACCCTGCAGGATGTGCCCCTTGAATCCGGCAATGGCAACGGCCATGACGATAGTGAATTCGATATTCCGGCGTGCCGCCGCAACCGCTGGAAACTGCTGTGA
- the rpmB gene encoding 50S ribosomal protein L28 yields MSKKCDICGKGPQVGNNVSHAHNLTKTRWMPNIRKMRIVEKGATRQAYVCTRCLRGNKVTKAL; encoded by the coding sequence ATGTCGAAAAAATGTGATATCTGCGGCAAAGGGCCCCAGGTTGGCAATAATGTCAGCCACGCCCACAATCTGACCAAGACGCGCTGGATGCCCAACATCCGCAAGATGCGTATCGTCGAGAAGGGTGCCACCCGGCAAGCCTATGTTTGCACCCGCTGTCTGCGTGGCAACAAGGTCACCAAGGCGCTTTAG
- a CDS encoding D-hexose-6-phosphate mutarotase, producing the protein MNSSEDPATRPLSGKGGLPMLEVVNGQAKALISLYGGQVLSWVPRGEEEVLFLSERSHFTAGQPIRGGVPICWPWFGPHPADPAKPMHGFARLMTWRLTSSATLPSGASRIELMLTESPETLALWPQPFRLLLHIDVGSHLRIALTMVNSGPEPLATTSALHSYFRLGKAGQVHITGLDDTFYIDTLQQDLYTLQRGKLQVDQEINRIYLDTASLCMIHDPLLERQIVVKKEGSRSTVVWNPWSERSRGMADLGPDEYQYMVCIEAGNVRQDGRTLAPGASHTLVTEFAVIH; encoded by the coding sequence ATGAATAGTTCCGAAGATCCCGCCACACGTCCATTGAGCGGAAAAGGCGGCCTGCCGATGCTCGAGGTCGTCAATGGGCAGGCCAAAGCCCTGATCAGCCTCTATGGCGGCCAGGTCCTCTCCTGGGTGCCGCGCGGCGAAGAGGAGGTACTCTTCCTCAGCGAAAGAAGTCACTTTACGGCAGGCCAGCCCATCCGCGGCGGTGTTCCGATCTGCTGGCCCTGGTTCGGACCGCATCCTGCGGACCCGGCCAAACCGATGCACGGATTTGCCCGGCTGATGACCTGGCGCTTGACCTCCAGCGCCACCCTCCCGTCCGGCGCTAGCCGTATCGAGCTGATGCTGACCGAGTCGCCCGAGACCCTGGCGCTCTGGCCCCAGCCTTTCCGGCTTCTGCTCCATATCGACGTAGGCAGCCATCTGCGCATCGCTCTGACCATGGTGAACTCCGGACCGGAACCCCTGGCGACGACTTCAGCCCTGCATTCCTATTTCCGGCTCGGCAAAGCCGGCCAGGTGCACATCACCGGACTAGACGATACCTTTTACATCGATACCTTGCAGCAGGATTTGTATACCCTGCAACGCGGCAAACTCCAGGTCGACCAAGAGATCAACCGTATTTATCTCGATACCGCCAGCCTCTGTATGATCCACGATCCCCTCCTGGAAAGACAGATCGTGGTCAAGAAAGAGGGCAGCCGGTCGACGGTGGTCTGGAATCCCTGGAGCGAGCGCAGCCGCGGCATGGCCGACCTGGGTCCTGATGAATATCAATACATGGTCTGCATCGAGGCCGGCAATGTACGCCAAGACGGGCGCACCCTCGCCCCGGGCGCGAGCCACACGCTGGTGACAGAGTTTGCAGTGATCCACTGA
- a CDS encoding DUF72 domain-containing protein: protein MEKLHIGTCSWKYPSWAGLVYSAPTGIDYLREYAQKYTTVEIDQWFWSLFEGGKVQLPKTTDVESYARAVPKSFTFTIKAPNSVSLTHPYQGASDGPVAANPFFLSAAVMRDLYERLEPLREQIGMLFLQFEYLNRQKMASQQQFQQRVQEFRAQLPAGPPLGLEIRNSTWLNATFFEFLLAAGIHPVLLQGYWMPPVTQVYEKHRALIVRHPTLMLRLMGADRQGIEKEAAGSWDRVLWSKEQELLGIAEMIRDILAAGVELYVNINNHYEGSAPRTIARLLELLDV from the coding sequence ATGGAAAAACTTCACATCGGCACTTGCAGCTGGAAATATCCCTCGTGGGCGGGCCTGGTCTATTCGGCCCCCACGGGTATCGACTATCTCCGGGAGTACGCCCAAAAGTATACTACCGTCGAGATCGATCAGTGGTTCTGGTCCCTCTTTGAAGGCGGCAAGGTGCAGCTTCCGAAAACAACCGATGTCGAAAGTTACGCCCGCGCCGTGCCAAAAAGCTTTACTTTCACGATCAAGGCGCCCAACAGCGTCTCCCTCACCCATCCTTATCAAGGGGCGAGCGATGGCCCAGTTGCTGCCAATCCCTTCTTCCTATCCGCTGCGGTCATGCGCGATTTGTACGAACGTCTCGAACCGCTGCGGGAGCAGATCGGCATGCTCTTCCTGCAATTCGAATATCTCAACCGGCAGAAAATGGCCTCCCAGCAGCAATTTCAGCAGCGCGTGCAGGAGTTTCGCGCACAACTGCCCGCTGGGCCGCCGCTTGGCCTGGAAATCCGCAACAGCACCTGGCTGAATGCAACCTTTTTTGAGTTCCTCCTCGCCGCCGGGATCCATCCGGTCCTGCTGCAAGGCTACTGGATGCCACCGGTAACCCAGGTTTACGAAAAACACCGGGCCCTGATCGTGCGCCATCCCACCCTGATGCTGCGTTTGATGGGCGCTGACCGCCAAGGTATCGAAAAGGAGGCCGCGGGCTCCTGGGATCGGGTGTTATGGTCGAAAGAGCAAGAACTGCTGGGGATTGCCGAAATGATCCGGGATATCCTTGCCGCCGGCGTGGAACTCTATGTCAACATCAATAACCACTACGAAGGATCGGCACCGCGCACCATCGCCCGGCTGCTGGAGCTGCTTGATGTGTAA
- a CDS encoding pyridoxal-dependent decarboxylase, which translates to MADHPSYHMTPEEFRRLGYRMIDWIAGYQQRVAELPVLSRAEPGSIRAKLPTAPPDQGEPLDAVFHDLEEIILPGLTHWQSPNFFAFFPANTSGPSILGELLSAGLGVQGMLWATSPACTELETHMLDWMADLLDLPRSFRSSGTGGGVIQDSASGAALCAILAAREQATAQRSNEIGCDGRLTAYTSVEAHSSIEKAIKIAGIGRANLRLIPVDDRCAMRTPLLEEAIRTDLQAGRKPFFVSATIGTTAANGLDPLPEIGRIAADYGLWFHVDGAMSGTAALCPEFRFIQAGLEWADSYCFNPHKWMFTNFDCDCNYVRDRGALIRALSILPEYLRNRATESGAVIDYRDWQVALGRRFRSLKLWFVLRHYGREGLQYHIRRHVALAQQFAEWVAADPGFEIALPPPLNLVCFRHRGGDQANQYIMDEINQSGRAYLTHAILAGKLTLRLCVGQSGTELDHVQAIWQRLQEASGRWQQQERSRRGADE; encoded by the coding sequence ATGGCCGATCACCCCTCTTATCACATGACACCGGAGGAGTTTCGCCGCCTTGGTTACCGCATGATCGACTGGATCGCCGGGTATCAGCAGCGGGTCGCTGAGCTGCCGGTACTCTCCCGGGCAGAGCCGGGCAGTATCCGGGCCAAGCTGCCTACGGCCCCCCCTGATCAGGGTGAGCCCCTCGATGCGGTTTTCCACGATCTTGAGGAGATCATCCTGCCGGGTCTCACCCATTGGCAATCTCCCAATTTTTTCGCTTTCTTCCCTGCCAACACCTCAGGCCCTTCCATTCTCGGCGAGCTGCTTTCAGCCGGCCTCGGGGTACAGGGCATGCTTTGGGCGACCAGCCCAGCTTGCACCGAACTGGAAACCCACATGCTCGACTGGATGGCCGATCTCCTGGATTTGCCGCGCAGTTTCCGATCATCTGGCACTGGCGGGGGCGTCATCCAGGATTCGGCCTCCGGTGCAGCGCTTTGTGCCATTCTGGCAGCGCGCGAGCAGGCGACGGCGCAGCGCAGCAACGAGATCGGCTGCGACGGCCGGCTCACGGCCTATACTTCGGTCGAAGCCCACTCCTCGATTGAAAAGGCGATCAAAATCGCCGGCATCGGCCGCGCCAACCTCCGCTTGATTCCAGTCGATGACCGCTGCGCCATGCGCACACCCTTGCTCGAGGAGGCTATCCGGACCGATTTGCAGGCCGGCCGCAAGCCCTTCTTCGTCAGCGCCACCATCGGCACCACCGCCGCTAACGGTCTCGATCCCCTTCCCGAGATCGGCCGCATCGCGGCGGACTACGGTCTGTGGTTCCATGTCGACGGGGCGATGTCCGGGACAGCCGCCCTCTGCCCGGAATTCCGCTTCATCCAGGCAGGGTTGGAATGGGCCGACAGCTACTGCTTCAATCCTCACAAGTGGATGTTTACCAATTTCGACTGCGACTGTAACTATGTCCGCGACCGCGGCGCGCTCATTCGCGCCTTGAGCATTCTGCCGGAATATCTCCGCAACCGGGCGACCGAATCGGGTGCAGTCATCGATTACCGCGACTGGCAGGTTGCTCTCGGCCGCCGCTTCCGCAGCCTCAAGCTCTGGTTTGTCCTGCGTCACTACGGCCGCGAAGGGCTGCAGTACCATATCCGCCGGCATGTGGCGCTGGCACAGCAGTTCGCCGAGTGGGTTGCCGCTGATCCCGGTTTTGAGATCGCCCTGCCTCCGCCCCTCAATTTGGTCTGCTTCCGCCACCGAGGCGGCGATCAGGCCAACCAATATATCATGGACGAGATCAACCAGAGCGGCCGGGCCTATCTCACCCATGCTATACTAGCGGGGAAACTCACCCTGCGGCTCTGCGTTGGACAAAGCGGGACGGAACTGGACCATGTCCAAGCAATTTGGCAGCGCCTTCAAGAGGCCTCGGGTCGCTGGCAGCAACAGGAAAGAAGCAGGAGAGGCGCTGATGAATAG